A genomic segment from Nicotiana tabacum cultivar K326 chromosome 9, ASM71507v2, whole genome shotgun sequence encodes:
- the LOC142164321 gene encoding uncharacterized protein LOC142164321, with the protein MEYLNRLLKNLKQADGFKFHPKSVVLQVVELGFAYDLMLFCRGDLNSVKVVLDCFQKFSQASGLIANLSKKCTYYIGGCSYMQDVMEYMRKEGEIMSKWLHAYHEKGRIIWEANPKQASWMVQQIFKAKYLVDAGYTFSELQSMAAIWERLLQWQGIRKQALDWEAECNTLQRDGCHCSSIQDDTGWKHLLYMALKK; encoded by the exons ATGGAATATTTAAACAGGTTATTAAAGAATCTGAAACAAGCAGACGGATTCAAATTTCATCCAAAAAGTGTGGTGCTTCAGGTGGTGGAGCTGGGATTTGCATATGACTTGATGCTATTTTGTAGGGGTGACCTCAATTCAGTTAAGGTAGTGCTTGATTGTTTCCAGAAGTTTTCTCAAGCATCTGGTTTGATAGCAAACTTGAGCAAGAAGTGTACTTACTACATTGGAGGG TGCAGCTATATGCAAGATGTTATGGAATATATGCGGAAAGAAGGAGAAATTATGAGTAAGTGGTTACATGCTTACCATGAAAAAGGAAGAATAATATGGGAGGCCAACCCTAAGCAAGCATCCTGGATGGTCCAGCAGATTTTCAAAGCAAAGTACCTTGTTGATGCTGGTTATACTTTCAGTGAATTGCAGAGCATGG CAGCTATATGGGAAAGGTTACTCCAATGGCAAGGGATAAGAAAACAAGCACTAGACTGGGAAGCAGAATGTAACACATTGCAAAGGGATGGATGTCACTGCTCTAGCATTCAGGATGACACTGGCTGGAAGCATTTACTATATATGGCATTAAAGAAATAG
- the LOC107804452 gene encoding calmodulin-binding protein 60 B, protein MQTRYMERTKSMKRSLEGDEEQQPERKRPALASVIVEALKVDSLQRLCSSLEPILRRVVSEEVERALAKLGPARVAGRSSPKRIEGPDGRNLQLQFRSRLSLPLFTGGKVEGEHGAAIHVVLIDADTGHLVTTGAESCIKLDVVVLEGDFNTEDDEGWTQEEFDSHVVKEREGKRPLLTGELQVTLKEGVGTLGDLTFTDNSSWIRSRKFRLGMKVASGYCEGVRIREAKTEAFTVKDHRGELYKKHYPPALNDDVWRLEKIGKDGSFHKRLNKAAIFTVEDFLRLVVRDPQKLRNILGSGMSNKMWDALIEHAKTCVLSGKLYVYYSDDSRNVGVVFNNIYELNGLIAGEQYYSADSLSDSQKVYVDSLVKKAYDNWNQVVEYDGKSFLNIKQNQKAGSSRNELPVGPVDYPNNMVNQLPQSRLPVSVQSEQSSMDPNLLIGGSGYNDSIVARMPNQSQMMNSSSRSQFESTPFAPQQQITNTHQLQSTSYDNNVGLALGPPQSSSFQTMTSSLPQTNLNPFEDWPHNRDKGVDEFLSEEEIRMRSHEILENDDMQHLLRLFSMGGGHGSVNVSEDGYGFPSFMPSPSPTFGYDEDPKPSGKAVVGWLKIKAAMRWGFFVRKKAAERRAQIVELDDE, encoded by the exons ATGCAGACTAGGTATATGGAGAGGACAAAATCTATGAAGAGGAGCTTGGAGGGTGATGAAGAGCAGCAGCCAGAGCGTAAAAGGCCTGCTCTAGCTAG TGTAATTGTGGAAGCTCTCAAGGTGGATAGTCTTCAAAGGCTCTGCTCATCGTTGGAACCGATTCTTCGGAGAGTT GTTAGTGAAGAGGTGGAGCGAGCATTGGCTAAATTAGGACCTGCCAGAGTTGCTGGAAG GTCATCTCCTAAGAGAATTGAAGGGCCCGATGGAAGAAACTTGCAGCTTCAGTTCAGGTCTAGGCTATCTTTACCTCTGTTCACTGGAGGCAAAGTAGAAGGGGAGCACGGTGCTGCTATCCATGTTGTGTTGATTGATGCAGATACTGGCCATCTTGTGACTACTGGAGCTGAATCATGTATAAAACTGGATGTTGTTGTGCTAGAAGGTGATTTCAACACTGAAGATGATGAAGGATGGACGCAAGAAGAATTTGACAGTCATGTTGTTAAAGAGCGTGAAGGAAAGAGACCTCTTTTAACTGGTGAGTTGCAAGTTACACTCAAGGAAGGTGTTGGAACTCTAGGGGATCTCACATTTACAGATAATTCAAGTTGGATAAGGAGCAGGAAATTCAGACTTGGCATGAAAGTTGCTTCTGGATATTGTGAAGGCGTACGCATACGAGAAGCAAAGACTGAGGCTTTCACTGTTAAAGATCACCGTGGAGAAT TGTACAAGAAACATTATCCACCAGCTCTAAATGACGATGTCTGGAGATTGGAGAAGATTGGCAAGGATGGTTCTTTCCACAAGAGGTTAAATAAGGCTGCGATATTTACTGTTGAAGACTTCCTTAGGCTTGTGGTTAGAGACCCGCAGAAACTACGGAAT ATTCTTGGAAGCGGTATGTCAAATAAGATGTGGGATGCTCTAATAGAGCATGCAAAGACTTGTGTGTTGAGTGGGAAGCTTTATGTCTATTATTCTGATGATTCAAGAAATGTGGGTGTTGTTTTCAACAATATTTATGAGCTGAATGGCCTTATAGCTGGTGAACAATACTATTCGGCAGATTCACTTTCAGACAGCCAGAAG GTATATGTCGATTCATTGGTCAAGAAAGCGTATGATAATTGGAATCAAGTTGTTGAATATGATGGCAAGTCATTTTTGAACATTAAGCAAAATCAGAAAGCAGGCTCTTCGAGGAATGAGCTTCCTGTTGGGCCAGTGGATTACCCCAACAACATGGTTAATCAGCTTCCACAATCACGACTTCCTGTTTCCGTCCAATCTGAGCAATCTTCTATGGATCCCAACTtgctaattggag GTTCAGGTTATAATGACAGCATAGTTGCTAGAATGCCTAACCAAAGTCAGATGATGAATTCTAGTTCCCGTTCACAGTTCGAGAGCACTCCATTTGCTCCTCAGCAGCAAATAACCAACACTCATCAGCTCCAAAGTACGAGCTACGACAACAATGTTGGCCTCGCTCTTGGTCCTCCGCAATCATCATCATTCCAGACAATGACCTCATCTCTCCCACAAACCAATCTTAATCCTTTCGAGGACTGGCCACACAACAGGGACAAGGGAGTTGACGAGTTCTTGTCTGAGGAGGAAATTCGAATGAGAAGCCACGAAATTCTTGAGAATGACGATATGCAACACTTGCTGAGACTCTTCAGCATGGGAGGCGGCCATGGCTCTGTCAATGTGTCTGAAGACGGATATGGTTTCCCGTCTTTCATGCCTTCACCATCTCCTACTTTTGGTTATGATGAGGACCCCAAACCTTCAGGAAAAGCTGTCGTGGGTTGGCTGAAAATTAAGGCTGCAATGAGATGGGGATTCTTTGTGCGGAAGAAGGCAGCTGAGAGGCGGGCACAGATTGTGGAACTGGATGATGAATAA
- the LOC107804450 gene encoding uncharacterized protein LOC107804450, with product MPHITDISCVRLLFVSQLCGPLFRNISAVTSYYCDMSGPFDKHQGAMISSSNFIHKTHYEILGVKEDADFEEIRKAYRSAILCFHPDKQQKPSEISNSECLTENKFLDIRRAWETLGNPRSRALYDGELLALRQDIAIAEDVSLEDLTVQDSGDVIELSYPCRCGDYYFIDSLELADTGCSISRDGCTVSLLTSKSLPASIVLPCGSCSLKVRLLINGDTRLHRDVHL from the exons ATGCCTCACATAACTGACATTAGTTGTGTGAGACTACTTTTTGTCTCACAACTTTGTGGACCCCTTTTCCGAAACATTTCAGCTGTGACCTCTTACTACTGTGACATGTCTGGTCCCTTTGACAAACACCAG GGTGCCATGATTTCGAGCAGCAACTTCATTCATAAGACTCACTATGAGATCCTAGGTGTGAAGGAAGATgcagattttgaagaaatccgtAAAGCCTATCGGTCAGCCATACTTTGTTTTCATCCAGACAAGCAGCAAAAGCCATCAGAAATATCCAATTCTGAGTGTCTGACAGAGAATAAATTTTTGGATATACGGAGAGCTTGGGAAACCCTTGGCAACCCGAGGTCACGTGCACTTTATGACGGTGAATTGCTAGCTTTGAGGCAGGACATAGCAATTGCTGAAGATGTTAGCTTAGAGGACCTTACAGTTCAAGATTCTGGTGATGTTATAGagctttcttatccttgtagatgTGGTGACTACTACTTTATTGATTCTTTAGAATTGGCTGACACGGGTTGTTCAATATCCAGAGACGGGTGTACAGTCTCTTTGCTGACATCTAAATCTTTGCCAGCATCTATTGTGCTTCCTTGTGGATCTTGCTCACTTAAAGTTCGCCTACTGATTAATGGCGATACTAGGCTTCACAGAGATGTTCACTTGTAA